The Paenibacillus sp. YPG26 genome includes a window with the following:
- the der gene encoding ribosome biogenesis GTPase Der: MARPVVAIVGRPNVGKSTIFNRIIGERLAIVEDKPGITRDRIYGIGEWNGKSFSIIDTGGIELDGEDMILKSIRMQAELAIEEADVIIFMCDAKSGLTQSDEEVATLLYRSGKPIILAVNKVDNLGRADHIYEFYNLGFGDPIGVSGSHGTGVGDLLDAIVENLPELKDEEYDEDVIRVALIGRPNVGKSSLVNAILGEERVIVSDVAGTTRDAIDTPFEKDGQRYVLIDTAGMRKRGKVYETTEKYSVMRAMKAIERADVVLVVINGEEGIIEQDKHIAGYAYEAGRASIFVVNKWDAVEKDDKTMNNFEKKIRDHFLFMTYAPVVFLSALTKQRLQKLLPVVQHVAEQHARRVQTHLLNDVVSDAVAINPPPTDKGRRMRINYVTQVTVKPPTIVVFVNDPELMHFSYERYLENKIRAAFDFEGTPIRLFTRRKSDEG; this comes from the coding sequence ATGGCAAGACCCGTTGTGGCTATAGTTGGACGTCCAAATGTGGGGAAATCTACGATTTTCAACCGCATTATCGGCGAACGATTGGCCATTGTGGAAGATAAACCGGGGATTACCCGTGACCGTATCTACGGCATCGGGGAATGGAACGGCAAATCGTTCAGCATTATTGATACCGGAGGTATTGAGCTGGACGGGGAAGACATGATTCTGAAATCCATTCGGATGCAGGCAGAACTGGCCATCGAAGAGGCGGACGTCATTATTTTCATGTGTGACGCCAAATCGGGCTTGACTCAGTCGGATGAAGAAGTGGCTACACTCTTGTACCGTTCCGGCAAGCCAATTATCCTCGCTGTGAATAAAGTGGATAATTTAGGCCGGGCTGATCATATTTATGAATTCTACAATCTTGGTTTTGGAGATCCAATCGGAGTATCAGGCAGCCATGGAACGGGTGTCGGTGATTTGCTTGATGCGATTGTTGAGAACCTGCCTGAGCTTAAGGATGAGGAATATGATGAAGATGTGATTCGGGTTGCCCTGATCGGCCGGCCGAATGTTGGCAAGTCTTCATTGGTTAATGCCATCCTCGGGGAAGAGCGCGTCATCGTCAGTGATGTGGCGGGAACAACACGGGACGCGATTGATACTCCTTTTGAGAAGGATGGTCAGCGCTACGTCTTGATTGATACTGCCGGAATGAGAAAAAGAGGCAAGGTGTACGAGACGACGGAGAAATACAGCGTCATGCGTGCAATGAAAGCGATTGAGCGCGCAGATGTGGTGCTTGTCGTGATCAATGGGGAAGAAGGCATTATTGAGCAGGATAAGCACATTGCGGGTTATGCTTATGAAGCCGGCAGAGCATCTATATTTGTTGTGAACAAATGGGATGCTGTAGAGAAGGACGACAAGACGATGAATAATTTTGAGAAGAAGATCCGCGATCACTTCTTGTTCATGACTTATGCACCTGTTGTATTCTTGTCCGCGCTGACCAAGCAGCGTCTTCAGAAGCTGCTTCCTGTGGTACAGCACGTGGCTGAACAGCATGCCAGACGCGTACAGACCCATTTGCTGAACGATGTGGTCTCTGATGCTGTTGCTATTAACCCTCCGCCAACGGACAAAGGACGCAGGATGAGAATTAATTATGTCACTCAGGTTACGGTTAAGCCGCCGACCATTGTTGTCTTCGTTAATGATCCGGAATTGATGCATTTCTCTTACGAACGTTATTTGGAGAATAAAATCCGGGCAGCATTTGACTTTGAAGGCACACCGATCCGGTTGTTCACCCGCCGTAAATCGGACGAAGGTTAG
- the plsY gene encoding glycerol-3-phosphate 1-O-acyltransferase PlsY, with product MSLTSILAVILSYLLGSVSFSVVLARTLKGIDIRQHGSGNAGATNTLRVLGKGPAILVLVLDMLKGIAAIWLGRWLGGGSEWVPAICGIAAIMGHNWPVYFRFRGGKGIATTIGVMASLAFFPALYAGIIAIALIAITRYVSLGSLLFVGLTPIFLLIMGPIGPYFWTSLIIGVFAFWRHRTNIVKIAQGKENKLGSKGGSRVV from the coding sequence GTGAGCTTAACATCTATTCTTGCGGTAATTCTCAGCTATTTGTTAGGTTCAGTCAGCTTTAGCGTGGTGCTGGCACGAACTTTGAAAGGCATTGATATACGCCAGCATGGCAGTGGGAATGCGGGGGCAACCAATACGCTTCGTGTGCTTGGCAAAGGTCCTGCTATTCTTGTTCTCGTGCTGGATATGCTCAAAGGAATCGCAGCAATCTGGCTTGGACGCTGGCTGGGTGGTGGTTCAGAATGGGTACCGGCCATCTGTGGCATCGCAGCCATTATGGGTCATAACTGGCCGGTGTACTTCCGGTTTCGCGGGGGCAAAGGGATCGCTACCACCATTGGGGTGATGGCGTCTCTTGCTTTCTTCCCTGCGTTGTACGCAGGTATTATTGCCATTGCTTTAATTGCTATTACCCGGTATGTTTCACTTGGTTCTCTGCTTTTTGTCGGTCTGACTCCTATTTTCCTGCTGATTATGGGACCAATCGGACCTTATTTCTGGACCAGCCTAATTATTGGTGTATTCGCTTTCTGGAGACATCGCACGAACATTGTGAAAATTGCGCAGGGTAAAGAGAACAAACTGGGATCCAAAGGGGGAAGCAGGGTTGTTTAG
- a CDS encoding NAD(P)H-dependent glycerol-3-phosphate dehydrogenase: MFSKAAVLVAGSWGTALASVLADKGIHVSLWTRTEKQAEEINKEHTNGRYLPEVALPPNIYATTDMKEAVSGAQAVIMVAPSSAVREVSRQLKQYWTEDMLVVHATKGFETETLKRISTVIAEELGCEEGHIVVLSGPSHAEEVVKRCPTTVVVASLEENQAKRAQDLFMNNNFRVYTNRDVVGVELAGALKNIIALGAGMSDGLGFGDNAKAALLTRGLAEITRIGVEMGANPLTFSGLAGIGDLVVTATSQHSRNWRAGSLLGQGKPLQEVLESMGMVVEGIRTTKAAHTMSEKYGVQMPIAAQLYHVLFEDMSPKTAVEALMGRDRKTEMEIMSQETWEQWHT, translated from the coding sequence TTGTTTAGTAAAGCTGCTGTTCTAGTTGCGGGAAGCTGGGGGACTGCCTTGGCTAGTGTTCTTGCCGATAAAGGGATACATGTATCGCTTTGGACGCGAACCGAGAAGCAGGCAGAGGAAATCAACAAGGAGCATACAAATGGGCGCTATCTGCCTGAGGTTGCTCTGCCTCCAAATATTTATGCTACAACAGATATGAAAGAAGCGGTGAGCGGAGCGCAGGCTGTAATCATGGTGGCGCCATCCTCTGCGGTTCGTGAGGTATCCCGTCAGCTGAAGCAGTATTGGACTGAAGACATGCTGGTCGTACATGCGACCAAGGGCTTCGAGACAGAGACGCTGAAGCGGATCTCTACGGTGATCGCCGAAGAGCTCGGATGCGAGGAAGGACATATCGTGGTTCTGTCCGGCCCAAGTCATGCCGAGGAAGTCGTCAAACGCTGCCCTACAACTGTGGTAGTCGCTTCATTGGAAGAGAATCAGGCAAAGCGAGCCCAAGATCTGTTCATGAACAATAATTTCCGTGTCTATACGAACCGGGATGTGGTTGGAGTTGAACTTGCCGGGGCTTTGAAGAACATTATTGCTCTTGGAGCAGGCATGTCGGACGGACTTGGATTCGGAGATAACGCGAAAGCAGCGCTTCTGACCCGGGGACTGGCCGAAATTACCAGGATCGGTGTGGAAATGGGAGCCAATCCGCTTACCTTCTCTGGACTTGCTGGAATCGGTGACTTAGTTGTTACCGCAACAAGTCAGCACAGCCGCAATTGGCGTGCCGGATCGCTGCTCGGTCAAGGCAAGCCGCTCCAGGAGGTCCTGGAATCCATGGGCATGGTGGTTGAGGGGATAAGAACTACAAAGGCCGCTCATACGATGTCTGAGAAATATGGTGTGCAGATGCCGATCGCAGCCCAGCTCTATCATGTATTGTTCGAGGATATGTCTCCGAAAACGGCTGTAGAGGCCTTGATGGGCCGGGACCGTAAGACGGAAATGGAGATCATGTCCCAGGAAACCTGGGAACAATGGCATACCTAA
- a CDS encoding stage VI sporulation protein F, with translation MNKNISKEALNAINKKTGKPITENAVKKLASTVKPSTLQSETQLRQLIKQVSAMANVPVSEATISEIVGAVKKSGMNPNNMEALMKLMLKK, from the coding sequence TTGAACAAGAACATCTCTAAAGAAGCTCTGAATGCGATTAACAAGAAGACGGGCAAGCCGATTACGGAGAATGCGGTGAAGAAGCTCGCGAGTACCGTCAAGCCTTCTACGCTCCAGAGTGAGACGCAGCTGCGGCAATTGATTAAGCAGGTATCGGCTATGGCCAATGTGCCCGTGTCTGAGGCAACAATTTCTGAAATTGTTGGAGCTGTGAAGAAGAGTGGAATGAATCCTAATAATATGGAAGCTCTAATGAAGCTAATGCTCAAAAAATAA
- a CDS encoding DUF2768 family protein has product MDAMTKMWLSIAAILVMGLSVFLITFARAKTRGLVRGLLSLIAFIIMIAGFLVGVVSIT; this is encoded by the coding sequence ATGGATGCAATGACCAAAATGTGGCTCTCGATTGCGGCCATTCTTGTCATGGGATTATCCGTATTTCTCATTACATTCGCCCGGGCCAAGACTAGGGGTCTGGTTAGAGGGTTACTTTCTTTAATTGCTTTTATTATTATGATTGCAGGTTTCTTGGTAGGCGTTGTGTCCATCACTTAG
- a CDS encoding 2Fe-2S iron-sulfur cluster-binding protein produces MDYEIRFEPAGKKVKVRGGTTVLSAARQGRIHITTRCGGKAGCLMCKVNVQGPGQAGLSAPTEAELRKLGSRIDDGDRLACQAKITGPALVVLPEDPLKAAVRKQLERQQEDDLW; encoded by the coding sequence ATGGATTATGAAATCAGGTTTGAACCGGCAGGTAAAAAGGTGAAGGTACGCGGGGGAACAACGGTGCTGTCGGCCGCCCGTCAGGGGCGTATCCACATTACTACCCGCTGCGGCGGTAAAGCGGGCTGCCTTATGTGTAAAGTTAATGTTCAGGGACCAGGGCAAGCCGGACTCTCGGCTCCCACTGAAGCTGAGCTTCGCAAGCTTGGTTCCAGAATTGACGATGGCGACAGACTGGCCTGCCAGGCGAAGATTACGGGTCCAGCGCTAGTTGTGCTGCCCGAAGATCCTCTTAAGGCTGCTGTACGCAAGCAGCTCGAGAGGCAGCAGGAAGATGACTTATGGTAA
- a CDS encoding DUF3939 domain-containing protein gives MYPRESRGNQVSYRESVNRLQLAVDQFQKDKGILPILNADASIPRFEKFRIDLDKLNKTGYIDEIPATAFEQGGSAYFLILDEETKPVVKVMELTTVQKVNDIQRAVDQYKSSHQGKLPVQKELYPGIYSVDLKAIKSESLVWTSFYSGQESDYILDPGGRVYVDYALDIMQAVEKSGGTPASDTDLRVLLLEHSYYVPVKSLPYRWQNNQPVAVSE, from the coding sequence ATGTATCCTAGAGAAAGCCGTGGCAATCAGGTGTCATACCGTGAGAGTGTGAACCGTCTGCAGCTTGCTGTAGATCAGTTCCAGAAAGACAAGGGCATCCTTCCCATACTTAATGCGGACGCATCTATTCCCCGGTTCGAGAAGTTCAGAATTGATCTGGATAAGCTGAACAAAACGGGGTACATCGATGAGATCCCGGCAACCGCTTTTGAACAAGGAGGGTCAGCTTATTTCCTGATCCTGGATGAAGAGACAAAGCCGGTTGTGAAAGTTATGGAGCTGACCACCGTGCAGAAGGTCAATGATATTCAGCGTGCGGTTGATCAGTACAAGAGCAGCCATCAAGGGAAGCTTCCAGTTCAAAAGGAGCTGTATCCAGGCATTTATTCTGTGGATCTTAAGGCGATTAAAAGTGAATCGCTCGTCTGGACAAGCTTTTATTCCGGACAGGAGTCCGATTACATCCTTGACCCAGGCGGTCGGGTGTATGTGGATTACGCGCTGGATATTATGCAGGCTGTAGAAAAGTCTGGTGGCACTCCGGCTTCTGATACAGATCTCAGAGTCCTCCTTCTTGAGCACTCTTACTATGTGCCTGTCAAATCCCTGCCTTATCGCTGGCAGAATAACCAGCCTGTTGCTGTGAGTGAATAA
- the spoIVA gene encoding stage IV sporulation protein A — translation MEKVDIFKDIAERTGGDIYLGVVGAVRTGKSTFIKRFVETVVLPNITNEADRVRAIDELPQSAAGKTIMTTEPKFVPNNAVQIKVDEGLEVNVRLVDCVGYAVEGAKGYEDENGPRMISTPWFEEPIPFQEAAEIGTRKVIQEHSTLGVVVTTDGTIADIPRYSYVESEERVIAELKEVGKPFVLIINSTRPRSEEALQLRSELAAKYDIPVLTLSAATMTEEDVTGVLREVLYEFPVHEVNVNLPSWVMVLNENHWLRSNYENSVRDTVKDIRRLRDVDRVVTNFLEYDFIERAGLSGLNMGQGVAEIDLFAPDELYDQILTDVVGVEIRGKDHLLQLMQEFTHAKKEYDRFAEALEMVKNTGYGIAAPTLAEMALDEPELIRQGSRFGVRLKATAPSIHMIRVDVESEFSPIIGTEKQSEELVRYLVQDFESDPIKIWESDIFGRSLHSIVREGIQGKIALMPDNARYKLQETLGRIINEGSGGLIAIIL, via the coding sequence CTGGAAAAAGTAGATATTTTCAAGGACATAGCCGAGCGTACCGGAGGTGACATTTACCTTGGTGTTGTTGGAGCTGTCCGTACAGGTAAATCAACCTTTATAAAAAGGTTCGTAGAGACCGTAGTCCTGCCTAACATCACTAACGAAGCTGACCGCGTGCGCGCAATTGACGAGCTTCCGCAAAGCGCAGCTGGAAAAACCATTATGACGACGGAACCGAAATTCGTACCGAATAATGCGGTTCAAATTAAGGTGGACGAAGGCCTCGAAGTGAATGTGCGCTTGGTTGATTGTGTAGGGTATGCGGTAGAAGGAGCAAAAGGATATGAGGACGAGAATGGTCCGCGTATGATCTCAACGCCTTGGTTCGAGGAACCTATTCCTTTCCAAGAAGCTGCAGAGATAGGCACCCGCAAGGTGATTCAGGAACACTCCACACTGGGTGTCGTGGTCACCACGGACGGAACGATCGCGGATATCCCCCGGTATTCTTATGTGGAGTCCGAGGAGCGGGTCATTGCTGAGCTGAAGGAAGTCGGCAAGCCGTTCGTGCTTATCATCAATTCAACCCGGCCGCGCAGCGAAGAGGCGCTTCAGCTTCGCAGCGAGCTCGCCGCGAAGTATGATATTCCGGTACTTACGCTCAGCGCGGCAACAATGACGGAGGAAGATGTAACCGGCGTACTTCGCGAGGTGCTGTATGAGTTCCCTGTCCATGAAGTGAATGTGAATCTTCCGAGCTGGGTCATGGTGCTGAATGAGAACCACTGGCTGCGCAGCAACTATGAGAACTCTGTTCGTGATACGGTGAAGGATATCCGCCGTCTGCGGGATGTGGATCGTGTTGTTACGAATTTCCTTGAGTATGACTTCATTGAACGTGCCGGTCTGAGCGGCCTTAACATGGGTCAAGGTGTGGCCGAGATTGACCTGTTCGCTCCAGATGAATTATATGACCAGATCCTGACCGACGTGGTAGGTGTGGAGATACGGGGCAAAGATCATTTGCTGCAGCTTATGCAGGAATTCACCCATGCCAAGAAAGAATACGACCGCTTCGCTGAAGCGCTGGAGATGGTTAAGAATACCGGGTATGGAATCGCGGCGCCAACACTGGCTGAGATGGCTCTGGATGAGCCTGAGCTGATCCGTCAAGGCTCCAGATTTGGCGTGAGACTCAAAGCCACCGCCCCATCCATTCATATGATCCGTGTGGATGTAGAATCTGAATTCTCGCCAATTATCGGTACCGAGAAGCAGAGCGAGGAGCTTGTACGCTACTTGGTACAGGATTTCGAGAGTGATCCGATCAAAATCTGGGAATCGGACATTTTTGGAAGATCCCTGCATTCCATTGTGCGCGAAGGCATTCAGGGCAAGATTGCCTTAATGCCGGACAATGCCCGGTACAAATTACAGGAGACGCTGGGGAGAATTATCAACGAAGGCTCAGGTGGGCTAATTGCCATTATTTTGTAA
- a CDS encoding HU family DNA-binding protein — protein sequence MNKSDLIAQVSESTELSKKDVTKAVDAVFEAISEALQNGDKVQLVGFGNFEVRERSARKGRNPQTGEEIEIPASKIPAFKPGKALKDGIK from the coding sequence ATGAACAAATCTGACTTGATCGCACAGGTGTCTGAATCTACGGAACTGTCCAAAAAGGATGTTACTAAAGCCGTTGACGCTGTATTTGAAGCGATTTCAGAAGCACTTCAAAATGGGGATAAAGTCCAGCTGGTGGGCTTCGGTAACTTTGAAGTTCGTGAACGTTCCGCACGCAAAGGACGCAATCCACAAACCGGAGAGGAAATCGAAATCCCTGCGAGCAAAATCCCAGCTTTTAAACCGGGTAAAGCGCTCAAAGACGGAATCAAATAA
- the mtrB gene encoding trp RNA-binding attenuation protein MtrB, giving the protein MDEQNVNNADYFVVKAKEQGVQVIGLTRGRDTRFHHTEKLDKGEVLIAQFTDHTSAVKVRGKAIVMTKHGVIDTED; this is encoded by the coding sequence GTGGACGAACAAAATGTGAACAATGCGGACTACTTTGTAGTTAAAGCCAAGGAGCAAGGAGTACAGGTCATTGGACTTACCCGCGGAAGAGACACCCGGTTCCATCACACGGAGAAGCTGGACAAAGGCGAGGTTCTGATTGCCCAGTTCACAGACCACACTTCAGCTGTCAAGGTTCGAGGCAAAGCCATTGTCATGACCAAGCACGGAGTAATTGATACGGAAGACTAA
- a CDS encoding heptaprenyl diphosphate synthase component 1 → MRTYRIPELAKKYVDYDMITTHTELPPLANARVRLLYTFLIGQEGFSEAEAENIALAVYLVQLGMDTHDLIDAEPIRKEEGLMRSRQLNVLAGDYFSSLFYELLAGAGRIELISELSSSVCEVNRKKVNLYTKLAQSDLSSEVIFNSQVELNKELYLPISSLIDSAHQHVWLKLLHEVSCCEIAVVHLNNAAVSSVAVGGPSLVNVKHTHDLGNRLLTGQEHYDWVTDVLRQSLERIQQLLSDVQSERLREELRELIQPFVSKLRLLKPVL, encoded by the coding sequence ATGAGAACCTATCGCATACCCGAATTAGCAAAAAAATACGTCGATTATGACATGATAACGACCCACACGGAGCTGCCGCCTTTGGCGAATGCCCGTGTTCGTTTGCTTTACACCTTTTTAATCGGTCAAGAAGGATTTAGTGAGGCTGAGGCCGAGAATATCGCCCTGGCTGTATATCTTGTCCAGCTAGGTATGGATACGCATGACCTTATTGATGCGGAGCCGATCCGCAAAGAGGAGGGCCTAATGCGCTCCCGTCAGTTGAATGTGCTGGCAGGGGATTACTTCAGCAGCTTGTTCTATGAGCTGCTTGCCGGCGCCGGCCGGATTGAATTAATCTCTGAGCTCAGCTCCTCTGTATGTGAAGTGAACCGTAAGAAAGTGAATTTGTATACAAAGCTTGCGCAGTCAGATTTGTCTTCGGAGGTTATCTTCAATAGCCAGGTGGAGCTTAACAAGGAATTGTACCTGCCTATAAGCTCACTGATTGATTCAGCACACCAGCATGTCTGGCTGAAGCTGCTCCATGAAGTCAGCTGCTGTGAGATAGCTGTGGTTCATCTGAACAATGCAGCAGTGAGCTCGGTGGCAGTTGGAGGCCCTTCGTTAGTTAATGTCAAGCATACTCACGACTTGGGGAACCGCCTGTTAACCGGACAGGAGCATTATGACTGGGTAACGGACGTGCTCCGGCAATCGCTGGAGAGGATTCAGCAGTTATTGTCAGATGTACAGAGTGAACGGCTCCGTGAGGAGCTCCGCGAGTTAATACAGCCTTTTGTATCCAAGCTAAGATTATTGAAGCCTGTTTTATAA
- a CDS encoding demethylmenaquinone methyltransferase: MESQSPNQKEKFVHSVFESIAPKYDLMNDILSFRRHKAWRKFTMNKMAMSSGDTALDLCCGTCDWTISMAEESGGQIKGLDFSENMLQVGRGKIHARGLDGRIQLYQGNAMDLPFETGQFDYATIGFGLRNVPDLHQVLREMKRVVKPGGMVVCLELSKPTWQPFKGIYYFYFNRVLPLLGKMFAKRYEQYKWLPDSLVQFPGRHELAQIFRDIGLTQVEAYPLTGGIAALHIGIKETPDV; encoded by the coding sequence ATGGAATCACAATCTCCTAATCAAAAGGAAAAATTTGTGCACTCCGTGTTCGAGAGCATAGCTCCTAAATACGATCTTATGAATGACATCTTAAGCTTCCGCAGGCACAAGGCCTGGCGTAAGTTCACCATGAACAAAATGGCTATGTCGTCCGGGGACACCGCCCTGGATCTCTGCTGCGGAACCTGCGACTGGACAATAAGTATGGCAGAGGAGAGCGGTGGCCAGATCAAGGGCCTGGATTTCAGTGAGAATATGCTTCAGGTGGGACGGGGCAAAATTCATGCCCGCGGACTGGACGGAAGAATTCAGCTTTATCAGGGCAATGCGATGGACCTGCCTTTTGAGACGGGCCAATTTGATTACGCCACGATCGGCTTTGGATTAAGGAACGTTCCTGACCTGCACCAGGTGCTGCGCGAGATGAAGCGTGTGGTGAAGCCGGGCGGAATGGTCGTATGCCTTGAATTGTCCAAGCCAACTTGGCAGCCTTTCAAAGGTATTTATTACTTCTATTTCAACAGAGTACTTCCTCTTCTAGGCAAAATGTTCGCTAAACGCTACGAGCAATACAAGTGGCTCCCGGACTCGCTTGTACAATTTCCTGGAAGGCATGAGCTGGCTCAAATATTCCGTGACATCGGACTGACTCAGGTGGAAGCTTATCCTCTGACAGGTGGAATTGCCGCACTACATATCGGAATCAAGGAGACGCCAGATGTTTAA
- a CDS encoding UbiA-like polyprenyltransferase, producing MFKKTAIFLQMIKFEHTVFALPFAFMGALLGSVAVNGHLPSWSQIGWVLLAMFGARSAAMGLNRLIDRVSDKKNPRTAGRAIPAGLLRISEVVVFIIVSFILLFWAASQLNPLSVKLLPIAVFMLVLYSYTKRFTWLCHVVLGMTIALAPLGGWVAVTETVNGAAMVFFVTITFWVAGFDIIYSCQDIEFDRKEGLFSIPARFGVAASLKIARVFHIVTALGFVALFLMTHLGWWYITGMVIAYLILFYEHTIVSPKDLSRLQTAFFLMNGVLSIVVFSFTLIDLLVSQ from the coding sequence ATGTTTAAGAAAACTGCCATTTTTCTACAAATGATCAAATTTGAACATACCGTTTTTGCTCTTCCATTTGCCTTTATGGGAGCTCTTCTGGGCTCTGTTGCGGTAAATGGTCATCTGCCCAGCTGGTCACAGATCGGCTGGGTACTGCTTGCCATGTTCGGCGCAAGAAGCGCCGCAATGGGTCTTAACCGCCTGATTGACAGGGTAAGCGACAAGAAGAACCCGCGTACCGCGGGCCGCGCCATTCCGGCTGGACTGCTGCGTATCAGTGAAGTTGTTGTTTTCATCATTGTCTCATTTATCCTGCTCTTCTGGGCAGCATCACAGCTTAATCCACTTTCGGTCAAGCTGCTTCCGATCGCAGTATTTATGCTGGTCTTATATTCCTATACCAAGCGCTTCACCTGGCTCTGTCACGTTGTGCTCGGAATGACCATTGCACTCGCACCGCTCGGCGGCTGGGTAGCCGTGACAGAAACTGTTAATGGGGCAGCGATGGTATTTTTTGTGACCATTACGTTCTGGGTTGCCGGCTTCGATATTATCTATTCCTGCCAGGATATTGAGTTCGATCGCAAAGAAGGGTTGTTCTCGATTCCAGCCCGTTTTGGTGTGGCTGCATCTCTCAAGATAGCCAGAGTATTTCATATTGTTACCGCGCTTGGTTTCGTAGCCCTCTTCCTTATGACTCATCTAGGCTGGTGGTATATTACCGGGATGGTCATTGCCTACTTAATACTATTTTATGAGCACACCATCGTCTCTCCCAAAGATTTAAGCCGCCTTCAGACCGCATTCTTCTTGATGAATGGGGTTCTGAGCATTGTTGTGTTCTCGTTCACGCTGATCGATCTGCTGGTGAGCCAATGA
- a CDS encoding flavin prenyltransferase UbiX, with product MMKVQVDSRAVELYSSKSYVVGITGASGSVYGVRLIEVLLQFGITVHIVVSNAGWRVIKEELGWNVSDREGLLQEKFGSLPGSYQYHPVADIGASIASGSFRVDGMIIMPCSMGTLSSIAHGSSDNLMTRAADVMMKESRTLVLVPRETPLHAIHLENMLTLARLGVRMIPAMPAFYFGPKSMDDLINFLVGKVLDSLNIDHRLFTRWGDTDGQKGEQNPHRTN from the coding sequence ATGATGAAGGTTCAAGTAGATTCCCGTGCCGTAGAATTATATTCGTCCAAGTCTTATGTCGTTGGCATCACTGGTGCCAGCGGGTCGGTGTATGGAGTTAGATTGATTGAAGTGCTCCTTCAGTTCGGAATCACCGTCCATATTGTAGTCTCCAATGCGGGCTGGCGGGTGATCAAGGAGGAGCTCGGCTGGAATGTGTCTGACCGGGAAGGGCTGCTTCAAGAGAAGTTCGGCTCATTGCCCGGGAGTTACCAGTATCACCCCGTGGCTGATATTGGAGCTTCCATAGCTAGCGGTTCGTTCCGTGTGGATGGAATGATCATTATGCCGTGCTCCATGGGCACGCTGTCTTCCATTGCACATGGCTCGTCCGACAATCTGATGACCCGTGCTGCGGATGTGATGATGAAGGAGTCCCGCACACTTGTGCTGGTGCCCAGAGAGACACCGCTTCATGCGATTCATCTTGAGAATATGCTTACCTTGGCCAGGCTCGGAGTACGGATGATTCCCGCAATGCCGGCCTTTTATTTCGGTCCGAAGAGCATGGATGATTTGATTAATTTCCTAGTGGGTAAAGTACTAGACAGTCTTAACATTGATCATCGATTGTTTACGAGATGGGGTGACACAGATGGACAGAAGGGAGAACAGAATCCTCATCGGACAAATTGA
- a CDS encoding menaquinone biosynthesis protein — protein sequence MDRRENRILIGQIDYTNVWPVFHHFRPESLSRKVSMVTEVPAVLNRRMLEGSLDVSPISSFAYGIGHEKFLLLPDLSVSARSAVNSILLFSREPLEHVINGRIALTNTSATSINLLKIIIEKAYGGKPTYWNSEPDLASMMRDSDAALLIGDHAIRASWEPHGYIVTDLGEVWKRWSGYGMTFAVWTVQRTFAERHGDFLAEILNAFTLSKQKSLHDLEPLIHRSVEEIGGSPVYWRHYFSNLCYDFLDEQRAGLALYFKYAYEMGLLETEVPLNMWSDNKLTRVKE from the coding sequence ATGGACAGAAGGGAGAACAGAATCCTCATCGGACAAATTGATTATACGAATGTATGGCCGGTATTCCATCATTTTCGTCCGGAATCCTTATCCCGCAAGGTGAGTATGGTTACGGAGGTCCCGGCTGTGCTCAACCGTCGGATGCTAGAGGGATCTTTGGATGTATCGCCAATTTCATCATTTGCCTACGGAATCGGACACGAGAAATTTCTGCTGCTGCCTGATTTATCTGTTAGTGCCAGAAGTGCGGTTAATTCTATTCTACTGTTCTCAAGGGAACCCTTGGAGCATGTGATTAATGGCCGAATTGCGCTTACGAATACGTCGGCTACATCCATTAACCTTCTCAAGATTATTATAGAGAAAGCCTATGGCGGCAAGCCTACATATTGGAACAGTGAACCTGATCTAGCTTCGATGATGAGAGATAGTGATGCGGCGCTGCTTATCGGGGACCATGCGATTCGGGCTTCCTGGGAGCCTCACGGTTATATTGTCACAGACTTAGGGGAAGTCTGGAAAAGATGGAGCGGTTACGGCATGACCTTCGCTGTATGGACTGTTCAAAGGACTTTCGCGGAGCGCCACGGGGATTTCCTGGCCGAGATACTGAACGCATTTACATTAAGCAAACAGAAAAGTCTTCATGATCTGGAGCCTTTAATTCATCGATCTGTAGAAGAAATTGGAGGTTCTCCGGTCTACTGGCGACATTACTTCAGTAATCTGTGTTATGATTTCTTGGACGAGCAGCGGGCAGGACTCGCGCTGTATTTCAAATATGCTTATGAAATGGGTCTGCTTGAGACCGAAGTACCTTTAAATATGTGGAGTGACAATAAGCTGACACGGGTGAAAGAATGA